In the genome of Vicia villosa cultivar HV-30 ecotype Madison, WI linkage group LG7, Vvil1.0, whole genome shotgun sequence, one region contains:
- the LOC131621115 gene encoding lysM domain receptor-like kinase 3 isoform X1, producing the protein MENMFLCILGLGKGVAAGISIAGIFALLLFVICIYVKYFQKKEEEKAKLPQISTALSAQDGNASGSGEYETSGSSGHGTGSTAGLTGIMVAKSTEFSYQELAKATNNFSLDNKIGQGGFGAVYYAVLRGEKTAIKKMDVQASTEFLCELQVLTHVHHLNLVRLIGYCVEGSLFLVYEHIDNGNLGQYLHGIDKAPLPWSSRVQIALDSARGLEYIHEHTVPVYIHRDVKSANILIDKNLHGKVADFGLTKLIEVGNSTLHTRLVGTFGYMPPEYAQYGDVSPKIDVYAFGVVLYELISAKNAVLKTGESAVESKGLVALFEEALNQIDPLEALRKLVDPRLKENYPIDSVLKMAQLGRACTRDNPLLRPSMRSLVVALMTLSSHTDDDDTFYENPSLTSLLSVR; encoded by the exons ATGGAGAATATGTTCCTTTGTATCCTAG GTCTGGGTAAGGGTGTTGCAGCTGGTATATCTATAGCAGGAATATTTGCGCTTCTGTTATTTGTAATCTGTATATATGTCAAATACTTCCaaaagaaggaagaagagaaagCTAAACTTCCACAAATTTCTACGGCACTTTCAGCTCAAGATGGTAATG CCTCAGGCAGTGGAGAATATGAAACTTCAGGATCTAGTGGGCATGGCACTGGTAGTACTGCTGGCCTTACAGGAATTATGGTGGCAAAGTCAACTGAGTTTTCATATCAAGAACTAGCAAAAGCTACAAATAACTTCAGCTTGGATAATAAAATTGGTCAAGGTGGATTTGGAGCTGTCTATTATGCAGTACTCAGAGGCGAG AAAACAGCAATTAAGAAGATGGATGTACAAGCGTCTACAGAATTTCTTTGCGAGTTGCAAGTCTTAACACATGTTCATCACTTGAATTTG GTGAGGTTGATTGGATATTGTGTCGAGGGATCACTTTTCCTTGTATATGAACATATTGACAATGGAAACTTGGGTCAATATTTGCACGGTATAG ATAAAGCGCCATTACCATGGTCTAGTAGGGTGCAAATTGCTCTAGATTCCGCAAGAGGCCTTGAATACATTCATGAACACACTGTACCAGTGTATATCCATCGTGATGTAAAATCAGCGAATATATTAATAGACAAAAACTTGCACGGAAAG GTTGCAGATTTTGGCTTGACAAAACTTATTGAAGTTGGAAACTCCACACTTCACACTCGTCTTGTTGGAACTTTTGGATACATGCCACCAGA ATATGCTCAATATGGTGATGTTTCTCCAAAAATAGATGTATATGCTTTTGGAGTTGTTCTTTATGAGCTAATTTCAGCAAAGAATGCTGTTCTTAAGACAGGTGAATCTGCTGTTGAATCAAAGGGTCTTGTAGCCTTG TTTGAAGAAGCTCTTAATCAAATTGATCCTTTAGAAGCTCTTCGCAAACTGGTGGATCCTAGGCTTAAAGAAAACTATCCAATTGATTCGGTTTTAAAG ATGGCTCAACTTGGGAGAGCATGTACAAGAGACAATCCACTGCTACGCCCAAGTATGAGATCTTTAGTTGTTGCTCTTATGACACTCTCATCGCATACTGATGATGATGACACTTTCTATGAAAATCCATCTCTCACAAGTCTATTGTCAGTGAGATGA
- the LOC131621115 gene encoding lysM domain receptor-like kinase 3 isoform X3, with protein sequence MENMFLCILGLGKGVAAGISIAGIFALLLFVICIYVKYFQKKEEEKAKLPQISTALSAQDGSGEYETSGSSGHGTGSTAGLTGIMVAKSTEFSYQELAKATNNFSLDNKIGQGGFGAVYYAVLRGEKTAIKKMDVQASTEFLCELQVLTHVHHLNLVRLIGYCVEGSLFLVYEHIDNGNLGQYLHGIDKAPLPWSSRVQIALDSARGLEYIHEHTVPVYIHRDVKSANILIDKNLHGKVADFGLTKLIEVGNSTLHTRLVGTFGYMPPEYAQYGDVSPKIDVYAFGVVLYELISAKNAVLKTGESAVESKGLVALFEEALNQIDPLEALRKLVDPRLKENYPIDSVLKMAQLGRACTRDNPLLRPSMRSLVVALMTLSSHTDDDDTFYENPSLTSLLSVR encoded by the exons ATGGAGAATATGTTCCTTTGTATCCTAG GTCTGGGTAAGGGTGTTGCAGCTGGTATATCTATAGCAGGAATATTTGCGCTTCTGTTATTTGTAATCTGTATATATGTCAAATACTTCCaaaagaaggaagaagagaaagCTAAACTTCCACAAATTTCTACGGCACTTTCAGCTCAAGATG GCAGTGGAGAATATGAAACTTCAGGATCTAGTGGGCATGGCACTGGTAGTACTGCTGGCCTTACAGGAATTATGGTGGCAAAGTCAACTGAGTTTTCATATCAAGAACTAGCAAAAGCTACAAATAACTTCAGCTTGGATAATAAAATTGGTCAAGGTGGATTTGGAGCTGTCTATTATGCAGTACTCAGAGGCGAG AAAACAGCAATTAAGAAGATGGATGTACAAGCGTCTACAGAATTTCTTTGCGAGTTGCAAGTCTTAACACATGTTCATCACTTGAATTTG GTGAGGTTGATTGGATATTGTGTCGAGGGATCACTTTTCCTTGTATATGAACATATTGACAATGGAAACTTGGGTCAATATTTGCACGGTATAG ATAAAGCGCCATTACCATGGTCTAGTAGGGTGCAAATTGCTCTAGATTCCGCAAGAGGCCTTGAATACATTCATGAACACACTGTACCAGTGTATATCCATCGTGATGTAAAATCAGCGAATATATTAATAGACAAAAACTTGCACGGAAAG GTTGCAGATTTTGGCTTGACAAAACTTATTGAAGTTGGAAACTCCACACTTCACACTCGTCTTGTTGGAACTTTTGGATACATGCCACCAGA ATATGCTCAATATGGTGATGTTTCTCCAAAAATAGATGTATATGCTTTTGGAGTTGTTCTTTATGAGCTAATTTCAGCAAAGAATGCTGTTCTTAAGACAGGTGAATCTGCTGTTGAATCAAAGGGTCTTGTAGCCTTG TTTGAAGAAGCTCTTAATCAAATTGATCCTTTAGAAGCTCTTCGCAAACTGGTGGATCCTAGGCTTAAAGAAAACTATCCAATTGATTCGGTTTTAAAG ATGGCTCAACTTGGGAGAGCATGTACAAGAGACAATCCACTGCTACGCCCAAGTATGAGATCTTTAGTTGTTGCTCTTATGACACTCTCATCGCATACTGATGATGATGACACTTTCTATGAAAATCCATCTCTCACAAGTCTATTGTCAGTGAGATGA
- the LOC131621115 gene encoding lysM domain receptor-like kinase 3 isoform X4, whose product MIFSLSPIDSMKLKNGLLLFFMFLDCIFFKVESKCVKGCDVALASYYVMPLVELSNITTFMQSKIVTDSSEVIIRYNRDIVFSNDNLFSYSKINIPFPCECIGGEFLGHVFEYTANEGDTYDLLANTYYASLTTVEVLKKYNSYDPNHIPAKAKVNVTVNCSCGNSQISKDYGLFITYPLRPRDTLEKIASHYKLDEGVIQSYNLGVNFSKGSGIVFFPGRDKNGEYVPLYPRTGLGKGVAAGISIAGIFALLLFVICIYVKYFQKKEEEKAKLPQISTALSAQDGSGEYETSGSSGHGTGSTAGLTGIMVAKSTEFSYQELAKATNNFSLDNKIGQGGFGAVYYAVLRGEKTAIKKMDVQASTEFLCELQVLTHVHHLNLVRLIGYCVEGSLFLVYEHIDNGNLGQYLHGIDKAPLPWSSRVQIALDSARGLEYIHEHTVPVYIHRDVKSANILIDKNLHGKVADFGLTKLIEVGNSTLHTRLVGTFGYMPPEYAQYGDVSPKIDVYAFGVVLYELISAKNAVLKTGESAVESKGLVALFEEALNQIDPLEALRKLVDPRLKENYPIDSVLKMAQLGRACTRDNPLLRPSMRSLVVALMTLSSHTDDDDTFYENPSLTSLLSVR is encoded by the exons ATGATTTTCTCTCTTTCCCCTATTGATTCAATGAAACTCAAAAATGGGTTACTATTGTTCTTTATGTTTCTGGATTGTATTTTTTTCAAAGTGGAATCTAAGTGTGTAAAAGGGTGTGATGTAGCTTTAGCTTCCTACTATGTAATGCCTTTAGTTGAACTCTCAAATATAACAACCTTTATGCAATCGAAGATTGTTACCGATTCTTCGGAGGTTATAATCAGATACAATAGAGACATAGTATTCAGTAATGATAATCTTTTTTCCTATTCTAAAATCAACATTCCATTCCCATGTGAATGTATTGGAGGTGAATTTCTTGGGCATGTGTTTGAATACACAGCAAATGAAGGAGATACTTATGATTTACTTGCAAATACCTATTATGCAAGCTTAACAACTGTTGAGGTTTTGAAAAAGTACAATAGTTATGATCCAAATCATATACCTGCTAAGGCTAAGGTTAATGTCACTGTTAATTGTTCTTGTGGGAACAGTCAGATTTCAAAAGACTATGGCTTGTTTATTACCTATCCGCTTAGGCCTAGGGATACTCTTGAGAAGATTGCAAGCCATTATAAACTTGATGAAGGGGTGATACAAAGTTACAATTTGGGTGTCAATTTCAGCAAAGGCAGTGGGATAGTGTTCTTTCCAGGAAGAG ATAAAAATGGAGAATATGTTCCTTTGTATCCTAG AACAG GTCTGGGTAAGGGTGTTGCAGCTGGTATATCTATAGCAGGAATATTTGCGCTTCTGTTATTTGTAATCTGTATATATGTCAAATACTTCCaaaagaaggaagaagagaaagCTAAACTTCCACAAATTTCTACGGCACTTTCAGCTCAAGATG GCAGTGGAGAATATGAAACTTCAGGATCTAGTGGGCATGGCACTGGTAGTACTGCTGGCCTTACAGGAATTATGGTGGCAAAGTCAACTGAGTTTTCATATCAAGAACTAGCAAAAGCTACAAATAACTTCAGCTTGGATAATAAAATTGGTCAAGGTGGATTTGGAGCTGTCTATTATGCAGTACTCAGAGGCGAG AAAACAGCAATTAAGAAGATGGATGTACAAGCGTCTACAGAATTTCTTTGCGAGTTGCAAGTCTTAACACATGTTCATCACTTGAATTTG GTGAGGTTGATTGGATATTGTGTCGAGGGATCACTTTTCCTTGTATATGAACATATTGACAATGGAAACTTGGGTCAATATTTGCACGGTATAG ATAAAGCGCCATTACCATGGTCTAGTAGGGTGCAAATTGCTCTAGATTCCGCAAGAGGCCTTGAATACATTCATGAACACACTGTACCAGTGTATATCCATCGTGATGTAAAATCAGCGAATATATTAATAGACAAAAACTTGCACGGAAAG GTTGCAGATTTTGGCTTGACAAAACTTATTGAAGTTGGAAACTCCACACTTCACACTCGTCTTGTTGGAACTTTTGGATACATGCCACCAGA ATATGCTCAATATGGTGATGTTTCTCCAAAAATAGATGTATATGCTTTTGGAGTTGTTCTTTATGAGCTAATTTCAGCAAAGAATGCTGTTCTTAAGACAGGTGAATCTGCTGTTGAATCAAAGGGTCTTGTAGCCTTG TTTGAAGAAGCTCTTAATCAAATTGATCCTTTAGAAGCTCTTCGCAAACTGGTGGATCCTAGGCTTAAAGAAAACTATCCAATTGATTCGGTTTTAAAG ATGGCTCAACTTGGGAGAGCATGTACAAGAGACAATCCACTGCTACGCCCAAGTATGAGATCTTTAGTTGTTGCTCTTATGACACTCTCATCGCATACTGATGATGATGACACTTTCTATGAAAATCCATCTCTCACAAGTCTATTGTCAGTGAGATGA
- the LOC131621115 gene encoding lysM domain receptor-like kinase 3 isoform X2, with the protein MENMFLCILGLGKGVAAGISIAGIFALLLFVICIYVKYFQKKEEEKAKLPQISTALSAQDASGSGEYETSGSSGHGTGSTAGLTGIMVAKSTEFSYQELAKATNNFSLDNKIGQGGFGAVYYAVLRGEKTAIKKMDVQASTEFLCELQVLTHVHHLNLVRLIGYCVEGSLFLVYEHIDNGNLGQYLHGIDKAPLPWSSRVQIALDSARGLEYIHEHTVPVYIHRDVKSANILIDKNLHGKVADFGLTKLIEVGNSTLHTRLVGTFGYMPPEYAQYGDVSPKIDVYAFGVVLYELISAKNAVLKTGESAVESKGLVALFEEALNQIDPLEALRKLVDPRLKENYPIDSVLKMAQLGRACTRDNPLLRPSMRSLVVALMTLSSHTDDDDTFYENPSLTSLLSVR; encoded by the exons ATGGAGAATATGTTCCTTTGTATCCTAG GTCTGGGTAAGGGTGTTGCAGCTGGTATATCTATAGCAGGAATATTTGCGCTTCTGTTATTTGTAATCTGTATATATGTCAAATACTTCCaaaagaaggaagaagagaaagCTAAACTTCCACAAATTTCTACGGCACTTTCAGCTCAAGATG CCTCAGGCAGTGGAGAATATGAAACTTCAGGATCTAGTGGGCATGGCACTGGTAGTACTGCTGGCCTTACAGGAATTATGGTGGCAAAGTCAACTGAGTTTTCATATCAAGAACTAGCAAAAGCTACAAATAACTTCAGCTTGGATAATAAAATTGGTCAAGGTGGATTTGGAGCTGTCTATTATGCAGTACTCAGAGGCGAG AAAACAGCAATTAAGAAGATGGATGTACAAGCGTCTACAGAATTTCTTTGCGAGTTGCAAGTCTTAACACATGTTCATCACTTGAATTTG GTGAGGTTGATTGGATATTGTGTCGAGGGATCACTTTTCCTTGTATATGAACATATTGACAATGGAAACTTGGGTCAATATTTGCACGGTATAG ATAAAGCGCCATTACCATGGTCTAGTAGGGTGCAAATTGCTCTAGATTCCGCAAGAGGCCTTGAATACATTCATGAACACACTGTACCAGTGTATATCCATCGTGATGTAAAATCAGCGAATATATTAATAGACAAAAACTTGCACGGAAAG GTTGCAGATTTTGGCTTGACAAAACTTATTGAAGTTGGAAACTCCACACTTCACACTCGTCTTGTTGGAACTTTTGGATACATGCCACCAGA ATATGCTCAATATGGTGATGTTTCTCCAAAAATAGATGTATATGCTTTTGGAGTTGTTCTTTATGAGCTAATTTCAGCAAAGAATGCTGTTCTTAAGACAGGTGAATCTGCTGTTGAATCAAAGGGTCTTGTAGCCTTG TTTGAAGAAGCTCTTAATCAAATTGATCCTTTAGAAGCTCTTCGCAAACTGGTGGATCCTAGGCTTAAAGAAAACTATCCAATTGATTCGGTTTTAAAG ATGGCTCAACTTGGGAGAGCATGTACAAGAGACAATCCACTGCTACGCCCAAGTATGAGATCTTTAGTTGTTGCTCTTATGACACTCTCATCGCATACTGATGATGATGACACTTTCTATGAAAATCCATCTCTCACAAGTCTATTGTCAGTGAGATGA